The Lentzea guizhouensis genome contains a region encoding:
- a CDS encoding DUF1918 domain-containing protein produces the protein MQATVGDRLHVHSRSVGLEERLGEILEVRGTDGAPPYLVRFNDGHEGLVFPGPDCTVEPRGTV, from the coding sequence ATGCAAGCAACAGTTGGTGACAGGCTCCACGTCCACAGCCGTTCGGTCGGTCTCGAGGAACGCCTCGGCGAGATCCTCGAGGTCCGCGGCACCGACGGCGCCCCGCCCTACCTCGTCCGCTTCAACGACGGGCACGAGGGCCTGGTGTTCCCCGGACCCGACTGCACCGTCGAGCCACGGGGCACCGTTTAA